The Micromonospora sp. Llam0 genome contains a region encoding:
- a CDS encoding ATP-binding protein, with amino-acid sequence MTARTCVLVGIEGTHASGKSTLVHALTAHYRHQGVLVDCLAEPARTSPFIEETVIHGKGNFDLTCEVDLFAAHLSTTLRAARHQRLLICDKTVINVLAYARMILAPAPGSPDAAVLDAMATFCRTWAPTTYDAVFYLSDRFDHPNDPMRAKVAHLQAETAEALRATCADVNLPLTDVPTGIDTAARVAWIARRGSTHYFLARPANLGQRDHPPCAPG; translated from the coding sequence ATGACCGCACGAACCTGCGTGCTTGTAGGAATCGAGGGCACACACGCATCCGGCAAGAGCACCCTGGTCCACGCGCTGACCGCCCACTACCGGCACCAAGGCGTGCTCGTCGACTGCCTCGCAGAGCCCGCCCGCACAAGCCCCTTCATCGAGGAAACCGTCATTCACGGCAAGGGCAACTTCGACCTGACCTGCGAAGTGGACCTGTTCGCCGCGCACCTGTCCACGACGCTGCGCGCCGCCCGCCATCAACGACTCCTCATCTGCGACAAAACGGTGATCAACGTTCTCGCCTACGCCCGCATGATCCTCGCCCCCGCACCCGGCAGCCCTGACGCCGCCGTACTCGACGCGATGGCTACGTTCTGCCGCACATGGGCACCTACCACCTACGACGCGGTCTTCTACCTATCTGACCGCTTCGACCATCCCAACGACCCGATGCGAGCCAAGGTCGCCCACCTCCAAGCCGAAACCGCCGAGGCGCTCCGCGCAACCTGCGCCGACGTGAACCTACCGCTGACCGACGTGCCCACCGGGATCGACACCGCCGCCCGCGTGGCATGGATCGCCCGGCGGGGGTCGACCCACTACTTCCTGGCACGACCGGCTAACCTCGGCCAGCGTGACCATCCTCCC
- a CDS encoding radical SAM protein, translated as MTMLGMPAVPPAPPQVAGPVAFTAGHHFTVTGAASIEELAEAATVPLSVILQITKRCNFDCSFCSETLQLPDPTLPELDTIRSNLAGVGRVFLSGGEPLLRRDFGDIVDMYSPDFILGIPTNATRGLQHAKSMVDKVAFVNVGLEGPRATTNRVRGDYDQVMSGVRAFLDAGLPLSLSAVVYRSTLHALPFTYQIADVIGAGKLKLILPLRKGNALGLEANEFISIDEAGRTFDRLMEARSTHDWRPALRMTCWTPETEGHMILVEVTGKASAWPVYDAPDLLEPLGNVLTEPVTEIWKRYRYKRNHFAKYLGASIRTAANAGAPASDGHVGA; from the coding sequence ATGACCATGCTGGGTATGCCCGCTGTCCCGCCCGCGCCGCCGCAGGTCGCCGGGCCGGTGGCCTTCACCGCCGGACACCACTTCACCGTGACTGGCGCGGCAAGCATCGAGGAGCTTGCCGAGGCGGCGACGGTGCCGCTGTCGGTCATCCTCCAGATCACCAAGCGGTGCAACTTCGACTGCTCATTCTGCTCGGAGACGTTGCAGCTTCCCGACCCGACCTTGCCCGAGTTGGACACGATCCGCTCGAACCTTGCCGGGGTAGGCCGGGTATTCCTGTCCGGCGGGGAGCCGTTGCTGCGCAGAGACTTCGGCGACATCGTGGACATGTACAGCCCCGACTTCATCCTCGGTATCCCGACGAATGCCACCCGGGGGTTGCAGCACGCCAAGTCGATGGTGGACAAGGTGGCGTTCGTCAACGTCGGGTTGGAGGGACCACGCGCGACCACCAACCGGGTACGCGGCGACTACGACCAGGTGATGTCCGGTGTGCGCGCGTTTCTGGACGCTGGATTGCCGCTGTCGCTGTCAGCCGTGGTGTACCGGTCGACCCTGCACGCGTTGCCGTTCACCTACCAGATCGCGGATGTGATCGGAGCGGGCAAGCTGAAACTGATCCTGCCGCTGCGCAAGGGCAACGCCCTCGGCCTGGAGGCCAACGAGTTCATCAGTATCGACGAGGCGGGCCGGACGTTCGACCGGCTCATGGAGGCACGCTCGACCCACGACTGGCGGCCGGCGCTGCGCATGACGTGTTGGACCCCGGAAACCGAGGGTCACATGATCCTCGTGGAGGTCACCGGCAAGGCCAGCGCCTGGCCGGTGTACGACGCACCGGACCTGCTGGAACCTCTCGGCAACGTCCTCACCGAACCGGTGACGGAGATCTGGAAACGCTACCGGTACAAGCGCAACCACTTCGCCAAGTACCTCGGTGCCAGCATCCGCACCGCTGCCAACGCGGGCGCCCCCGCCTCCGATGGGCACGTCGGTGCGTGA
- a CDS encoding helix-turn-helix transcriptional regulator codes for MTRAPHPRPQHQRVPTTPRRVSPTGGITPGQVADARKDLGRHLAFWRVAAGLRQVDLATLIRYSRSQIANVEVGRDNTTRRFWLNADTTLGAHGALLAVYDQVHALMRDFHAQTELERDLERQLPTTQPAPFTPAGTTSPAS; via the coding sequence ATGACCCGTGCACCGCACCCTCGGCCGCAGCATCAGCGTGTTCCGACCACGCCGCGCCGCGTCAGCCCTACGGGCGGCATCACACCCGGTCAGGTAGCCGACGCGCGCAAGGACCTCGGCCGGCACCTGGCCTTCTGGCGCGTCGCAGCCGGGTTAAGGCAAGTCGACCTTGCCACGCTCATTCGCTACTCCCGCAGCCAGATCGCCAACGTCGAAGTCGGCCGCGACAACACCACTCGCCGATTCTGGCTGAACGCGGACACGACTCTCGGCGCGCATGGAGCGCTCCTGGCGGTGTACGACCAGGTACACGCACTCATGCGCGACTTCCACGCCCAGACCGAACTGGAGCGCGACCTGGAACGCCAGCTTCCCACCACACAGCCGGCACCATTCACTCCTGCCGGCACCACATCCCCGGCATCGTGA
- a CDS encoding helix-turn-helix transcriptional regulator, producing MASPTARRKLGIELKGLREAAGLNIDQAASAAGISDSHLSRIERGRVGVRPLTLKALLQSYGADAEVTERLARTAADTTKRGDRGWWQPYAAAISEKYTSLIAFESEATSIKAFGSMVVPGLLQTEEYARALLQRGPVRLKVDEIDTRVAVRTSRQAILDQSDPPSTWIILDEGVIRRMVGGAEVMRRQILHLVDIAARPNIDLQVIPYSAGAHAGTLGPLVILGFPEGDDVVYCETYAGDLYPEAVASYGDVFNRLAQDALSTDRSTELLRTAAEGIK from the coding sequence GTGGCAAGTCCTACTGCTCGACGGAAGCTGGGCATCGAACTCAAGGGGCTGCGCGAGGCAGCCGGCCTGAACATCGATCAGGCTGCCAGCGCGGCTGGCATCTCCGACTCGCACCTGAGCCGTATCGAACGTGGTCGGGTTGGTGTTCGACCGTTGACCCTCAAGGCGTTGCTCCAGAGCTACGGTGCAGACGCCGAGGTCACGGAACGGCTGGCCCGGACCGCCGCCGATACGACCAAGCGCGGTGACCGGGGATGGTGGCAGCCGTACGCTGCGGCGATCTCCGAGAAGTACACGAGCCTGATCGCCTTCGAGAGCGAAGCGACCTCGATCAAGGCGTTCGGTTCGATGGTCGTGCCCGGCCTGCTCCAGACCGAGGAGTACGCCCGAGCGCTACTGCAACGCGGACCTGTCCGACTGAAGGTCGACGAGATCGACACGCGTGTCGCGGTACGCACGTCACGCCAGGCCATCCTTGATCAGAGCGACCCGCCGAGCACGTGGATCATCCTTGACGAAGGAGTCATCCGCCGGATGGTCGGTGGCGCGGAGGTCATGCGTCGCCAGATCCTCCACCTGGTGGACATCGCAGCGCGGCCCAACATCGACCTCCAGGTGATCCCATACTCCGCAGGTGCCCACGCCGGCACCCTCGGACCGCTCGTGATCCTTGGCTTTCCAGAGGGTGACGACGTCGTGTACTGCGAGACCTACGCTGGGGACCTTTACCCCGAGGCGGTAGCATCGTATGGCGACGTATTCAACAGGTTGGCGCAGGATGCGTTGTCTACGGACAGATCGACCGAATTGCTACGAACCGCCGCAGAGGGGATAAAGTGA
- a CDS encoding DUF397 domain-containing protein, whose amino-acid sequence MNGLTQHWKKSTKSNGSDSCVETRAHSGGVQVRDSKDRSGPTLSFDRESYGNFLAGLITGRLES is encoded by the coding sequence GTGAACGGACTGACGCAACACTGGAAGAAGTCAACCAAGAGCAACGGCAGCGATAGCTGCGTCGAGACTCGAGCGCATAGCGGCGGGGTCCAGGTCCGAGACTCCAAGGACCGCAGCGGTCCGACGCTCTCGTTCGACCGCGAGAGCTACGGCAACTTCCTCGCCGGGCTAATTACGGGGCGCTTGGAATCCTGA
- a CDS encoding ABC transporter ATP-binding protein, with amino-acid sequence MTALPVADRAEVRRYARVLVRRHPRMLAGALALHVGAAVAGLAAPRLLGGLVETLTTGTAAVSAVDRTALAIAGFLVGQAVLARYAHVASARLGERVLAALREEFIGRVLSIPLSTVEKAGTGDLLTRTSHDVAVLSKSVRFAVPETLIAISTATFIFGALLLVGPVLAVPCLIVVPLLWAGTRWYLRRAPDGYLAESAAYSRITDGLSETVDGARTVEALRRQEHRRRRTDTDIARQYAAERYTLWLRTVWFPLIEISYVVPVAATLAIGGWCYLRGWVTLGQVTAAVLYVQMLAAPLDRLLNWLDELQLGAASLARLLGVAQPGRSATAVPRTPAPDGVRAADPVAAVDVHFSYVDGREVLRGVTLVPQPGERIAIVGPSGAGKSTLGRLLAGVLRPTAGSVTAGGIPLTDLAPDQLRGRVALVTQEHHVFIGTVRDNVALVRPDATDAEVRDALAAVDALDWVSALPAGVATVVGAGGHPVGPDQAQQLALARLVLADPQTLVLDEATSLIDPRTARRTERSLAAVLHGRTVIAIAHRLYSAHDADRIAVVEDGLITEFGSHDELVAADGPYADLWRTWQGLGSAGHRVERVGEQLLEGEFGSADQRRVVAEFRGT; translated from the coding sequence GTGACGGCGTTGCCGGTCGCGGACCGGGCCGAGGTCCGCCGGTACGCCCGCGTCCTGGTCCGCCGGCACCCACGGATGCTGGCCGGTGCCCTCGCGCTGCACGTGGGTGCCGCGGTCGCCGGGCTCGCCGCGCCCCGGCTGCTCGGCGGCCTGGTCGAGACGCTCACCACCGGGACGGCGGCGGTCAGCGCAGTGGACCGGACCGCCCTGGCGATCGCCGGGTTCCTGGTCGGCCAGGCGGTGCTGGCCCGCTACGCGCACGTGGCGTCGGCCCGGCTCGGCGAGCGGGTGCTGGCCGCATTACGCGAGGAGTTCATCGGCCGGGTGTTGTCCATCCCGCTGTCGACGGTGGAGAAGGCCGGCACCGGTGACCTGCTCACCCGGACCTCGCACGACGTCGCCGTGCTGTCCAAGTCGGTGCGGTTCGCGGTGCCCGAGACGCTGATCGCGATCAGCACCGCGACCTTCATCTTCGGGGCGTTGCTGCTGGTCGGTCCGGTGCTGGCGGTGCCCTGCCTGATCGTGGTGCCGCTGCTGTGGGCGGGCACCCGCTGGTATCTGCGTCGGGCGCCGGACGGCTACCTGGCCGAGAGCGCCGCGTACTCGCGGATCACCGACGGGCTCAGCGAGACCGTCGACGGTGCCCGGACCGTCGAGGCGCTGCGCCGGCAGGAGCACCGGCGGCGGCGTACCGACACCGACATCGCCCGGCAGTACGCGGCCGAGCGCTACACACTGTGGCTGCGTACCGTCTGGTTCCCGCTGATCGAGATCAGCTATGTGGTGCCGGTCGCGGCGACCCTGGCCATCGGCGGCTGGTGCTACCTGCGCGGTTGGGTGACGCTCGGTCAGGTCACGGCGGCGGTGCTCTACGTGCAGATGCTGGCCGCCCCGCTGGACCGGCTGCTGAACTGGCTGGACGAACTGCAGCTTGGTGCCGCGTCGCTGGCCCGGCTGCTCGGCGTCGCCCAGCCGGGCCGGTCCGCGACCGCAGTGCCCCGCACGCCGGCCCCCGACGGTGTGCGCGCCGCCGACCCGGTCGCGGCGGTCGACGTCCACTTCAGCTACGTCGACGGCCGGGAGGTGCTGCGCGGGGTCACCCTGGTGCCGCAACCGGGGGAGCGGATCGCGATCGTCGGGCCGTCCGGCGCCGGCAAGTCCACCCTGGGCCGGCTGCTGGCCGGGGTGCTGCGGCCGACCGCCGGCTCGGTCACCGCCGGCGGCATACCGCTGACCGACCTCGCCCCGGACCAGCTGCGCGGCCGGGTCGCCCTGGTCACCCAGGAGCATCACGTCTTCATCGGTACGGTGCGCGACAACGTCGCGCTGGTCCGACCGGACGCCACCGACGCCGAGGTACGCGACGCGTTGGCCGCCGTCGACGCGCTGGACTGGGTGTCCGCCCTGCCGGCCGGGGTGGCCACGGTGGTCGGTGCCGGCGGCCACCCGGTCGGTCCGGACCAGGCCCAGCAGCTCGCCCTGGCCCGGCTGGTGCTGGCCGATCCGCAGACCCTGGTGCTGGACGAGGCGACGTCGCTGATCGACCCGCGTACCGCCCGGCGCACGGAGCGGTCGCTCGCCGCGGTGCTGCACGGGCGTACGGTGATCGCGATCGCCCACCGGCTGTACTCGGCGCACGACGCCGACCGGATCGCCGTGGTCGAGGACGGGCTGATCACCGAGTTCGGCTCGCACGACGAGCTGGTCGCCGCCGACGGTCCGTACGCCGATCTGTGGCGCACCTGGCAGGGTCTCGGGTCAGCCGGCCACCGCGTCGAGCGGGTCGGCGAGCAGCTGCTCGAAGGCGAGTTCGGCAGCGCCGATCAGCGGCGCGTCGTCGCTGAGTTTCGGGGTACGTAG
- a CDS encoding ABC transporter ATP-binding protein: protein MWSLPVADPGVADHRSALRLLRWLAGRAGASVAWGSVLSVVWMGSQALMPAVLGRAVDVGLTARDPQALLGWSAVLLGLGLVQATASISQHWFGVFNWLSTAYRTVQLTVRQANRLGATLPKRLATGEVVSIGTADMSSLGGAVEVVARAVGAVVAIVVVAAILLGISVPLGLVIVIGVPVLMAAVGLGLRPLHRRQQTYRDQQATLATLAGDIVTGLRILRGVGGEPAFADRYRDQSQELRRRGDRLARVESVLEAGQLLLPGMFLVLVTWLGARLTLSGELTVGQLVAAYAYTAFLTGPIRTLTEFLHTMTRGHVAARRVAGLLAITPEFTDPAWPRRLPDRDGELVDSTSGLRVAPYQLTAVAATAPEDVAGLADRLGRYRDAEVALAGVPLRELDLAAVRQRILVTDNDDRLFTGRLRDELDGTGRASDDAIRAALVAASATDIVDALPDGLDAEVAERGREFSGGQQQRLRLARALLADPPILVLVEPTSAVDAHTEVRIAARLPAARTGRTTVVCTTSPLLLEHADRVVFVDAGRVVADGSHADLLRTAPGYAALVTRAESAASSEPAALSEVAALSEVAS from the coding sequence ATGTGGTCACTACCCGTCGCCGATCCCGGCGTAGCCGATCACCGGTCAGCCCTGCGTCTGCTGCGCTGGCTGGCCGGACGTGCCGGGGCGTCCGTGGCCTGGGGGTCGGTGCTCAGCGTGGTCTGGATGGGCAGCCAGGCGTTGATGCCGGCGGTTCTCGGGCGCGCCGTCGACGTCGGCCTGACCGCCCGCGATCCGCAGGCGCTGCTCGGCTGGTCGGCGGTGCTGCTGGGGCTCGGGCTGGTCCAGGCGACGGCCAGCATCAGCCAGCACTGGTTCGGCGTGTTCAACTGGCTGTCCACCGCGTACCGCACGGTCCAGCTAACCGTACGGCAGGCCAACCGGCTCGGCGCCACCCTGCCGAAACGGCTGGCCACCGGCGAGGTGGTGAGCATCGGCACCGCCGACATGAGCAGTCTCGGCGGCGCGGTGGAGGTGGTCGCCCGGGCGGTCGGTGCGGTGGTGGCGATCGTCGTGGTCGCCGCGATCCTGCTCGGCATCTCAGTTCCGCTCGGGCTGGTGATCGTGATCGGGGTGCCGGTGCTGATGGCGGCCGTCGGGCTCGGCCTGCGGCCGCTGCACCGCCGCCAGCAGACCTACCGGGACCAGCAGGCCACCCTGGCGACCCTGGCCGGCGACATCGTGACCGGCCTGCGGATTCTGCGCGGCGTCGGCGGTGAACCGGCCTTCGCCGACCGCTACCGGGACCAGTCGCAGGAGCTGCGGCGGCGCGGCGACCGACTGGCCCGGGTCGAGTCCGTCCTGGAGGCCGGCCAGCTGCTGCTGCCCGGGATGTTCCTGGTGCTGGTGACCTGGCTCGGGGCGCGGCTCACGCTCTCCGGCGAGCTGACCGTCGGGCAGCTGGTCGCCGCCTACGCGTACACCGCGTTCCTGACCGGTCCGATCCGGACGCTGACCGAGTTCCTGCACACCATGACCCGTGGCCACGTCGCCGCCCGCCGGGTCGCGGGCCTGCTCGCCATCACGCCGGAGTTCACCGACCCGGCGTGGCCGCGCCGACTGCCGGACCGCGACGGCGAACTGGTCGATTCCACGTCCGGCCTGCGGGTGGCCCCGTACCAGTTGACCGCCGTCGCGGCCACCGCGCCGGAGGACGTCGCCGGGCTCGCCGACCGGCTGGGGCGCTACCGCGACGCCGAGGTCGCCCTGGCCGGCGTACCGCTGCGGGAGCTGGACCTGGCCGCGGTCCGGCAGCGGATTCTGGTGACCGACAACGACGACCGGCTGTTCACCGGCCGGCTGCGCGACGAACTCGACGGCACCGGGCGGGCCAGCGACGACGCGATCCGGGCGGCACTGGTCGCGGCCAGCGCCACCGACATCGTCGACGCGCTGCCCGACGGTCTCGACGCCGAGGTCGCCGAACGTGGCCGGGAGTTCTCCGGCGGTCAGCAGCAGCGGCTCCGGCTGGCCCGGGCGCTGCTCGCCGACCCGCCGATCCTGGTGCTGGTCGAGCCGACCAGCGCAGTCGACGCGCACACCGAGGTGCGGATCGCCGCCCGACTCCCGGCCGCCCGGACCGGCCGGACCACCGTCGTCTGCACCACCAGCCCGCTGCTGCTGGAACACGCCGACCGGGTGGTGTTCGTCGACGCCGGCCGGGTGGTGGCCGACGGCAGTCACGCCGATCTGCTGCGTACCGCGCCCGGGTACGCCGCCCTGGTGACCCGCGCCGAGTCGGCGGCGTCAAGCGAGCCGGCGGCGTTGAGTGAGGTGGCGGCGTTGAGTGAGGTGGCGTCGTGA